A single genomic interval of Arachis duranensis cultivar V14167 chromosome 7, aradu.V14167.gnm2.J7QH, whole genome shotgun sequence harbors:
- the LOC107458461 gene encoding uncharacterized protein LOC107458461, producing the protein MADELYKKGIDGSLSRCLSQADKEISLGEVHRVFPLEINLNTLRILRQDELPVDDYWNAMYDELNNLDSERVLTLENMIQQKKNVVRNYNHRVKEKCFSIGELILKVVLPIEKKSRFLGKWTLATWEGPFQVIELYSGNTYRIKDIDSGNVINSINGKYLKQYRCMPNQD; encoded by the exons ATGGCTGATGAGTTATACAAGAAAGGAATCGATGGAAGTCTTTCGAGATGTTTAAGTCAAGCCGATAAAGAAATTTCTTTAGGGGAAGTCCATAGAG TTTTTCCTTTAGAAATTAATCTCAATACGTTGAGGATTTTGAGGCAAGATGAGTTGCCAGTTGATGATTATTGGAATGCAATGTATGAcgaattaaataatttagacTCCGAGCGTGTTTTGACTCTTGAGAATATGattcaacaaaagaaaaatgttgtTCGAAATTATAATCATCgagtaaaagagaaatgtttCAGTATAGGAGAGTTGATTTTGAAAGTTGTATTACCAATAGAAAAGAAGTCAAGATTCCTTGGCAAATGGACCCTAGCTACTTGGGAAGGACCTTTTCAAGTAATCGAGTTGTACTCTGGAAATACATATCGAATTAAAGATATTGATTCTGGGAACGTGATTAATTCGATAAATGGAAAGTATTTGAAGCAATATCGATGCATGCCGAATCaagattaa